One stretch of Rhizobium rhizoryzae DNA includes these proteins:
- the cobO gene encoding cob(I)yrinic acid a,c-diamide adenosyltransferase encodes MANRKAVQDAEVASKTIEKGLLIVNTGPGKGKSTAAFGLALRMLGHGRKVAVVQFIKGAWDTGERVALEAFGDRVIWHTMGEGFTWDTQDLKRDVAAAERAWEKAKEMMALPDVGLLILDELNIALRYDYLDLEKVIADLTARRPDLHVIVTGRNAKAALIEAADMVTEMTLVKHHFKSGVKAQAGIEF; translated from the coding sequence ATGGCTAATCGCAAGGCGGTTCAGGATGCGGAAGTGGCCTCCAAGACCATCGAGAAGGGTCTGCTGATCGTCAACACGGGTCCGGGCAAGGGCAAATCGACAGCGGCTTTCGGGTTGGCATTGCGCATGCTGGGTCATGGGCGAAAGGTTGCCGTCGTGCAATTCATCAAGGGGGCCTGGGACACTGGCGAGCGGGTGGCGCTGGAAGCTTTCGGTGATCGCGTTATCTGGCACACTATGGGCGAAGGGTTCACCTGGGATACGCAGGACCTGAAGCGGGATGTCGCCGCCGCCGAGCGTGCCTGGGAGAAGGCCAAGGAGATGATGGCGCTGCCGGATGTGGGGCTTCTGATCCTCGATGAGCTGAATATCGCGCTACGCTACGATTACCTCGATCTTGAAAAGGTCATCGCGGATTTGACCGCCCGCAGGCCGGACCTGCACGTCATCGTCACGGGTCGTAACGCCAAGGCCGCCTTGATCGAGGCCGCCGATATGGTGACGGAAATGACGCTGGTGAAGCACCACTTCAAGTCGGGTGTGAAGGCGCAGGCCGGGATAGAGTTCTGA
- a CDS encoding cobyric acid synthase: protein MVKPPAKALMFQGTGSDVGKSLVVAGLARAFSLRGLKVLPFKPQNMSNNAAVTADGGEIGRAQALQARAARAPLSVHMNPVLLKPQSEVGAQIVVQGKVRGNAKAAEYQQIKAGLMPAVLESFEHLKAQADLVLVEGAGSASEVNLRRNDIANMGFARAANVPVVLIGDIDRGGVIASLAGTKTVVDVEDAAMIHGFIVNRFRGDPSLFDEGMRMIAGFTGWQPIGLLPHFAEASRLPAEDALALNSKPERKPGAKIRIAVPILPHVSNFDDLDPLDAEPDVELIRVRPGSVLPADADLVLLLGSKATISDLQALKSAGFDIDIAAHVRQGKPVLGLCGGYQMLGKSVADPEGIEGPAGVNETGLGLLDIETRLTDDKRLVAVQGQTADGASFAGYEMHVGETVGPDCGRSFATIEGRPEGAVSASGLVSGTYVHGLFADDAQRSSWLKRLGGEASRLDYEQGVEEVLDRLAAHIERHLDLDLLLRLAR, encoded by the coding sequence ATGGTAAAGCCGCCCGCCAAGGCATTGATGTTTCAGGGAACGGGATCGGATGTCGGCAAGTCGCTTGTCGTGGCGGGTCTCGCCCGTGCCTTTTCGCTGCGCGGGCTGAAGGTCCTGCCATTCAAGCCACAGAACATGTCGAACAATGCGGCCGTGACCGCCGATGGCGGGGAGATTGGTCGGGCGCAGGCGCTACAGGCGCGTGCGGCTCGCGCTCCCCTTTCAGTGCACATGAACCCGGTTCTCCTGAAGCCGCAAAGCGAGGTGGGTGCGCAGATTGTCGTGCAGGGCAAGGTGCGCGGCAATGCCAAGGCTGCCGAATATCAGCAGATCAAGGCGGGGCTGATGCCAGCTGTTCTGGAAAGCTTCGAGCACCTGAAGGCTCAAGCCGATCTGGTGCTGGTGGAAGGGGCAGGCAGTGCGTCCGAAGTCAATCTACGCCGCAACGACATCGCCAATATGGGCTTTGCCCGCGCTGCAAATGTGCCTGTCGTGCTGATCGGCGATATCGATCGCGGTGGTGTCATCGCCAGCCTCGCAGGCACGAAAACGGTGGTGGACGTTGAAGATGCGGCCATGATCCACGGTTTCATCGTCAATCGCTTCCGTGGTGACCCGAGCTTGTTCGATGAAGGCATGCGGATGATCGCGGGCTTTACCGGCTGGCAGCCCATCGGCCTTTTGCCGCATTTTGCCGAGGCTTCCCGACTTCCGGCGGAAGACGCGCTGGCGCTGAATTCAAAGCCTGAACGCAAGCCGGGTGCAAAGATCCGCATCGCGGTGCCGATCCTGCCGCATGTTTCCAATTTTGATGATCTCGATCCGCTGGATGCCGAACCGGATGTCGAACTGATCCGTGTCAGGCCGGGTAGCGTGCTGCCTGCTGATGCCGATCTCGTTCTGCTGCTGGGTTCCAAGGCAACGATTTCAGATTTGCAGGCGCTCAAAAGCGCAGGCTTCGATATCGACATTGCTGCTCATGTGCGGCAGGGAAAGCCTGTGCTTGGCCTCTGCGGCGGTTATCAGATGCTGGGGAAAAGTGTTGCGGACCCTGAAGGTATCGAGGGACCGGCAGGTGTAAATGAAACCGGTCTCGGTCTGCTGGATATCGAAACACGGTTGACGGACGACAAGCGGCTTGTGGCCGTTCAGGGACAGACTGCCGATGGCGCTTCATTTGCCGGCTATGAAATGCATGTGGGCGAAACGGTCGGGCCGGATTGCGGGCGTTCCTTCGCAACGATTGAGGGGCGGCCCGAAGGTGCGGTTTCCGCCTCCGGTCTCGTTTCAGGCACCTATGTGCATGGGCTTTTCGCCGATGATGCGCAGCGTTCCAGCTGGTTGAAGCGGCTGGGGGGCGAGGCCTCAAGGCTGGATTATGAGCAGGGCGTGGAAGAGGTTCTGGATCGTCTTGCCGCGCATATCGAACGGCACCTCGATCTGGATTTGCTGCTCAGGTTAGCGCGCTGA
- the cbiB gene encoding adenosylcobinamide-phosphate synthase CbiB produces the protein MAFTLAFIALVIERLVGYPQWLVERIGHPVIWIGKLISGLERRFNTRSESFETRRRNGLICFVFLLAGTIALAAALEGVLLWLPLGLGLVAVASSSLLAQKSLEEHVRAVADALETGGLDAGRKAVSMIVGRDPDQLDEAGVCRAAIESLAENFSDGITAPALWLGLLGLAGGTAYKATNTADSMIGHKNERYHAYGWAAARFDDLVNLPASRLTALLFTAAAWATPGASHKNAWEAVRRDAAKHKSPNAGWPEAAMAGALGLALAGPRIYGGELVDDHFMGEGGRREATAADIRRALTLARTADLLLIALFGVLAVTISALT, from the coding sequence ATGGCTTTCACGCTTGCCTTTATCGCCCTCGTTATTGAACGGCTTGTCGGCTATCCGCAATGGCTTGTGGAGCGCATCGGCCATCCGGTGATCTGGATCGGCAAATTGATCTCCGGACTGGAAAGGCGCTTTAACACGCGATCCGAAAGCTTCGAGACACGGCGTCGCAATGGTTTGATCTGTTTCGTCTTCCTTCTCGCCGGTACCATTGCGCTGGCGGCGGCGCTGGAAGGCGTTCTTTTGTGGTTGCCGCTGGGGCTCGGGCTGGTAGCCGTTGCCTCCTCCAGTCTTCTGGCGCAGAAAAGTCTTGAGGAGCATGTGCGCGCCGTCGCCGATGCGCTGGAAACCGGCGGTCTGGACGCAGGGCGCAAGGCGGTTTCCATGATTGTGGGCCGCGACCCGGACCAACTGGATGAGGCCGGTGTGTGCCGCGCAGCCATCGAAAGCCTTGCCGAAAACTTTTCCGATGGCATCACGGCCCCGGCCCTCTGGCTGGGTCTACTGGGGCTTGCTGGTGGCACAGCCTACAAGGCAACCAATACAGCCGATAGCATGATCGGCCATAAGAACGAGCGCTACCATGCCTATGGCTGGGCGGCAGCGCGGTTTGACGATCTCGTCAATCTACCCGCCTCGCGCCTGACGGCCCTGCTGTTCACTGCCGCCGCCTGGGCGACCCCCGGCGCATCACATAAGAACGCGTGGGAAGCGGTACGGCGGGATGCGGCCAAGCATAAATCCCCCAATGCAGGCTGGCCGGAAGCGGCCATGGCCGGTGCACTGGGTCTCGCCCTTGCCGGACCACGTATTTATGGCGGAGAACTGGTGGACGACCATTTCATGGGAGAAGGCGGACGGCGCGAGGCGACAGCCGCCGATATTCGCCGCGCTTTGACACTTGCCCGAACCGCCGATCTGCTGCTGATTGCCCTGTTCGGAGTTCTGGCGGTTACGATCAGCGCGCTAACCTGA
- the cobD gene encoding threonine-phosphate decarboxylase CobD, with product MQPQNEKRIEHGGSVMRAARQFPDAQKPWIDLSTGINPHSYGYSPVPATAFSRLPEPSDLTKLCETAARCYGASSGENIAAAAGTHLLVPMISQYIFGGRDASSVKAAILSPTYAEHAHACRMAGFQTVEATDFAALAQADLAIVVNPNNPDGRFIADHDLLALSQHLAAKGGLLVVDEAFRDVMNEPSGLVGKVHAGLVVLRSFGKFYGLAGIRLGFAVAPTELAQDLRLRLGPWAIPGPALHIGLEALADQAWQSEMRQRLRAEADRLDALLKTAKIKVAGGTMLFRYIRDDNAQAIYQYLGQAGILVRRFVERPDCLRIGLPAPDEWQRVEAALCSGNWQR from the coding sequence ATGCAGCCACAAAATGAAAAGCGGATCGAACACGGAGGAAGCGTGATGCGGGCGGCACGTCAGTTTCCCGATGCGCAAAAACCCTGGATCGATCTGTCCACCGGTATCAATCCGCATTCTTATGGCTATTCACCCGTTCCCGCCACCGCTTTCTCTCGCCTGCCGGAGCCTTCAGATCTGACGAAACTGTGCGAGACGGCGGCACGGTGCTACGGCGCATCTAGCGGAGAGAACATTGCGGCTGCTGCCGGCACGCATCTGCTGGTGCCGATGATCAGCCAGTATATTTTCGGCGGGCGGGATGCCTCCAGCGTAAAGGCGGCAATCCTCTCTCCCACCTATGCAGAACATGCACATGCCTGCCGCATGGCGGGGTTCCAAACTGTGGAAGCGACTGATTTCGCAGCACTTGCGCAGGCTGATCTCGCCATTGTGGTGAACCCCAATAACCCCGATGGCCGTTTCATCGCGGATCATGATCTTCTGGCGCTTTCGCAGCATCTGGCGGCGAAGGGCGGCCTGCTGGTGGTCGATGAAGCCTTCCGCGATGTCATGAATGAACCGTCAGGACTGGTGGGCAAGGTTCACGCCGGTCTGGTGGTCCTACGCTCCTTCGGAAAATTTTACGGTCTTGCGGGCATCCGGCTTGGCTTTGCGGTCGCGCCAACGGAGCTTGCACAGGATTTGCGGCTGAGGCTCGGGCCCTGGGCCATTCCGGGTCCGGCCCTGCATATCGGCCTTGAGGCCTTGGCGGATCAGGCATGGCAGTCAGAAATGCGTCAAAGGCTGAGGGCTGAGGCTGACAGGCTGGATGCGTTGCTGAAGACTGCGAAAATCAAGGTCGCAGGCGGGACGATGCTGTTTCGTTACATCCGGGATGACAATGCGCAGGCCATCTACCAGTATCTGGGACAGGCCGGAATTCTGGTGCGGCGCTTTGTGGAAAGGCCGGATTGTCTTCGCATCGGTCTTCCGGCACCGGACGAGTGGCAGCGGGTCGAGGCGGCTCTTTGCTCAGGAAATTGGCAGCGCTGA
- a CDS encoding M20 family metallopeptidase, translating to MSTSNNLPEVFDVIENKKEAFIGLANRVWETPETCYMETQSAAAHREMLEEQGFRITENVAGIPTALIGEAGEGGPVIAFLGEYDALAGLSQKADVSHFEPLVPNANGHGCGHNLLGSASLLAATALKDWLASTGMPGRVRYYGCPAEEGGAAKAFMVRAGAFEDVDIAICWHPSNFAGVQRETSLANCRIDFTFRGRASHASASPELGRSALDAVELMNVGVNYLREHMQQDCRIHYALLDAGGISPNVVQAYAKVRYVVRAPELPGLFSLIERVKKVAEGAALMTETTMESTILAGVSNLVVNTPLMDVMQDIWQSLGTPEFDEKDKAFAQSIRNTLSAEDIAASWAQERLDVKDDLALPDFILPAHNEVRQMGGSTDVGDVSWVVPTVQAYGPTLAIGTQLHTWQVVAQGKSPLAHKGMIATAKVMAATGLAALESPQLREAAWADLKKRLKGQPYRSPIPEGAEPPVAAMTIK from the coding sequence ATGTCTACGAGCAATAACCTTCCTGAAGTCTTCGATGTCATCGAGAACAAGAAGGAGGCTTTCATCGGACTGGCGAACCGCGTCTGGGAAACGCCGGAAACCTGCTACATGGAAACCCAATCCGCGGCTGCCCATCGCGAAATGCTGGAAGAACAAGGTTTCCGGATCACGGAGAATGTTGCGGGCATTCCAACCGCGCTGATTGGCGAAGCGGGAGAGGGCGGTCCGGTCATCGCTTTTCTCGGTGAATATGACGCGCTTGCGGGCCTCAGCCAGAAGGCGGATGTTTCACATTTTGAACCGCTGGTACCGAATGCCAACGGCCATGGCTGCGGGCATAACCTTCTGGGTTCCGCTTCGCTTCTGGCGGCAACGGCACTGAAGGACTGGTTGGCATCCACCGGCATGCCGGGTCGCGTTCGCTATTACGGCTGCCCTGCGGAAGAGGGTGGTGCGGCAAAAGCCTTCATGGTGCGGGCAGGCGCGTTCGAAGACGTCGACATCGCCATCTGCTGGCACCCAAGCAATTTCGCAGGCGTTCAGCGCGAAACGTCATTGGCCAATTGCCGCATCGATTTCACCTTCCGAGGGCGCGCCTCGCATGCTTCCGCAAGTCCTGAACTGGGCCGTAGTGCGCTCGATGCCGTGGAGCTGATGAATGTTGGCGTCAACTACCTGCGCGAGCACATGCAGCAGGATTGCCGCATTCATTATGCGCTTCTGGATGCGGGCGGCATTTCTCCAAACGTGGTCCAGGCCTATGCCAAGGTGCGCTACGTTGTGCGAGCGCCGGAACTTCCCGGTCTCTTCTCGCTGATCGAGCGGGTAAAAAAGGTGGCAGAAGGCGCTGCCCTGATGACCGAGACCACTATGGAAAGCACCATTCTGGCGGGCGTTTCCAACCTTGTGGTCAACACGCCGCTGATGGATGTGATGCAGGACATCTGGCAGAGCCTTGGCACACCGGAATTCGATGAGAAAGACAAGGCCTTTGCGCAATCGATCCGCAATACGCTGTCTGCCGAAGACATTGCCGCCAGCTGGGCGCAGGAACGGTTGGATGTGAAAGACGATCTGGCTTTGCCCGATTTCATTCTGCCAGCGCATAACGAAGTGCGGCAGATGGGTGGTTCTACCGATGTGGGCGATGTGAGCTGGGTCGTGCCGACCGTGCAGGCTTATGGTCCCACCCTCGCCATCGGCACCCAGCTTCATACCTGGCAGGTGGTGGCGCAGGGCAAAAGCCCTCTTGCGCACAAGGGAATGATTGCCACTGCCAAGGTCATGGCGGCAACGGGCCTCGCCGCACTGGAGAGCCCGCAGCTGCGTGAAGCTGCCTGGGCGGACCTGAAGAAGAGATTGAAGGGTCAGCCCTATCGCAGCCCGATTCCTGAAGGGGCGGAGCCTCCGGTTGCTGCGATGACGATCAAATGA
- the cls gene encoding cardiolipin synthase: MLDFLSPYWPHIVFVLSVVMGATAAIHVAMTKEEVRSAVGWVGVILLSPIVGALLYLIAGINRVRRKVIFNRRRLRQGGVLAHLDNYDADDISVAMEFGRRFLAMKTLGDRVARHPMTSSNEIQLLDGGDAAFEAMLSAISTAKRSIILETYIFDRDTIGRRFVASLGEAVARGVQVRVLIDAVGARYSVPSVLGMLKDVGISVAVFNGNVIVGLRQPYANLRTHRKIMIVDGAVAFTGGMNIREDFSRTCKGEGCAIDTHFRITGAVVADLFAIAAEDWHYASDEILDGEEWQIAAPAHAPGHAKLIRAVASGPDRSVETNHKMLMGAFSVARSNIRIVSPYFLPDRELISAMATAARRGVVVDIVVPASNNLTLVDRAMTAQFDQVLKGHCRLWRASGPFNHSKLLVIDGRWAYVGSSNMDPRSHRLNFEVDLEVFDIPFAEDLERRIDRSIETASRVSLEELRARPFAVRLFERILWLGSPYL, encoded by the coding sequence ATGCTGGATTTCCTCTCGCCCTATTGGCCGCACATCGTTTTCGTCTTGTCGGTCGTCATGGGGGCGACCGCTGCCATTCACGTGGCGATGACCAAGGAGGAAGTTCGCTCAGCAGTCGGCTGGGTGGGCGTTATTCTGCTGTCTCCGATCGTCGGTGCGCTGCTGTACCTTATTGCAGGCATCAACCGCGTTCGCCGGAAGGTCATCTTCAACCGCAGGCGACTGCGGCAGGGCGGTGTTCTTGCCCACCTCGACAATTACGATGCGGATGACATTAGCGTCGCCATGGAGTTCGGTCGGCGTTTTCTGGCGATGAAGACGCTTGGTGATCGCGTGGCGCGCCACCCGATGACCAGCAGCAATGAAATCCAGTTGCTGGACGGTGGCGATGCTGCGTTCGAGGCCATGTTGTCGGCCATTTCCACAGCCAAGCGCAGTATCATCCTGGAAACCTATATCTTTGATCGTGACACGATTGGTCGTCGCTTTGTCGCTTCTCTGGGAGAAGCGGTGGCGCGCGGCGTTCAGGTGCGGGTTCTGATTGATGCCGTTGGCGCGCGTTACTCCGTGCCCAGTGTTCTCGGCATGCTGAAGGATGTTGGTATCAGCGTCGCGGTGTTCAACGGCAATGTCATCGTAGGGCTACGCCAGCCCTATGCGAACCTGCGTACGCACCGGAAAATCATGATTGTCGATGGTGCGGTCGCGTTCACAGGGGGCATGAACATTCGCGAAGATTTCTCGCGCACATGCAAGGGCGAAGGCTGTGCGATCGACACCCATTTCCGCATTACGGGCGCGGTGGTGGCTGATCTGTTCGCCATTGCTGCCGAGGACTGGCACTATGCCAGCGATGAAATTCTCGATGGCGAGGAATGGCAGATTGCAGCGCCTGCCCATGCCCCGGGCCATGCCAAACTCATTCGGGCGGTCGCTTCCGGTCCAGACCGGAGCGTGGAGACCAATCACAAGATGCTGATGGGCGCGTTCTCGGTCGCCCGCTCGAACATTCGCATCGTTTCACCCTATTTCCTGCCGGATCGCGAGTTGATCAGCGCCATGGCAACAGCGGCGCGGCGCGGCGTGGTGGTCGACATCGTTGTGCCCGCCTCCAATAACCTGACACTGGTCGATAGGGCGATGACGGCTCAGTTCGATCAGGTGTTGAAAGGGCATTGCCGCCTCTGGCGCGCATCGGGCCCATTCAACCATTCCAAGCTTCTGGTGATCGACGGCCGCTGGGCCTATGTCGGATCGTCGAACATGGATCCCAGGTCGCATCGCCTGAATTTCGAGGTCGATCTCGAAGTGTTCGATATCCCCTTTGCCGAAGATCTGGAAAGGCGGATCGATCGCTCGATTGAGACCGCGAGCAGGGTCAGCCTTGAGGAGTTGCGTGCCAGACCGTTTGCCGTGCGTCTGTTCGAGCGCATTCTCTGGCTCGGTTCTCCCTATCTCTGA
- a CDS encoding endonuclease/exonuclease/phosphatase family protein, with protein MTKTRTIPANIIASLRNRKTRGAAAVDGMLTEGEGLRVASYNVHKCVGVDGKFDPARIAHVIREIDPDVIALQEADTRFGERRGLLDLHWIERETGLCPVPISGIAKAHGWHGNVLFFRNGAVRDVHPVKLPGLEPRGALLTELELADGTALRVVAAHLGLLNRSRQSQARMILDLLRLRDDQPTLLMGDLNEWRLGNRSSLNSLASTFRGMPSAVPSFPSRLPVLALDRIMCSHEGLIDTVHVHDTALARVASDHLPIKALLRTPGQRTAL; from the coding sequence ATGACCAAGACCAGAACGATACCGGCGAACATCATCGCTTCCCTTCGAAACCGCAAGACTCGTGGCGCTGCTGCGGTGGACGGGATGTTGACGGAAGGAGAGGGCCTGCGGGTCGCCTCCTACAATGTTCACAAATGTGTCGGTGTCGATGGCAAGTTCGATCCTGCCCGCATTGCCCATGTCATTCGTGAAATCGATCCCGACGTGATTGCCCTGCAGGAGGCCGATACCCGCTTCGGGGAACGCCGCGGTCTGCTGGATCTCCACTGGATCGAGCGAGAAACCGGGCTTTGTCCCGTGCCGATCAGCGGCATCGCTAAGGCGCATGGATGGCATGGAAATGTCCTCTTCTTCCGGAACGGCGCTGTCCGCGACGTGCATCCGGTCAAGCTTCCGGGCCTTGAGCCGCGCGGGGCGCTGCTGACCGAACTTGAGCTTGCCGACGGTACAGCCTTGCGGGTGGTTGCTGCGCATCTGGGTCTATTGAACAGATCGCGGCAAAGTCAGGCGAGAATGATCCTCGATCTCCTGCGGTTGCGGGACGATCAGCCGACGCTTCTGATGGGCGATCTCAATGAGTGGAGGCTGGGCAATCGTTCGTCGCTGAACTCACTCGCTTCGACATTTCGCGGAATGCCCTCGGCGGTGCCGAGTTTCCCCTCTCGGCTGCCGGTTCTGGCGCTTGATCGCATCATGTGTTCGCATGAGGGGCTGATTGATACGGTGCATGTCCACGACACGGCACTGGCGCGGGTGGCTTCCGACCATCTGCCGATCAAGGCTCTGTTGCGCACCCCCGGGCAACGGACTGCCCTGTGA
- a CDS encoding NAD(P)/FAD-dependent oxidoreductase, with amino-acid sequence MMDTDVVVVGAGVVGLACARSLARSGHPVLILEREGAIGTETSSRNSEVIHAGLYYPKGSLKAQLCVQGKAQVYAFCESHGVSHRQCGKLIVATSTEELPLIEALKSKGEANGVSDLVMLDQRQARQLEPALNCVAALHSPSTGIIDSHGYMLALQGDAEDAGAAIAFHAPFEGSSPIAGGFEIRVGGADPMTITSRMLVNAAGLHGSRVAACIEGLPVSAIPQTGYAKGNYFMLTGRAPFNHLIYPAPHAHGLGVHLTFDLGGQARFGPDVEWVDEIDYEVDPNRVNGFEDAVRHYWPQMPRNALVPGYSGIRPKISGPSDPAADFRIDGPQAHGVSGLVNLFGIESPGLTASLAMADRVKDLLTA; translated from the coding sequence GTGATGGACACAGACGTGGTGGTGGTCGGAGCAGGCGTCGTGGGTCTCGCCTGCGCGCGCAGTCTTGCAAGGTCCGGCCATCCGGTCCTCATCCTCGAAAGGGAAGGCGCCATCGGCACTGAGACCTCATCCCGCAACAGCGAGGTCATTCACGCCGGTCTTTACTACCCGAAAGGCAGCCTGAAAGCGCAACTTTGTGTTCAGGGAAAGGCTCAAGTTTACGCCTTTTGCGAATCCCACGGCGTATCGCACCGCCAATGCGGCAAGCTGATCGTCGCGACATCTACAGAGGAATTGCCCCTTATCGAAGCTCTGAAGAGCAAAGGCGAGGCGAACGGCGTGTCGGATCTGGTGATGCTCGATCAGCGGCAGGCACGACAGCTCGAACCCGCCCTGAATTGCGTTGCAGCTCTCCATTCTCCATCTACCGGTATCATCGACAGCCATGGATACATGCTCGCTCTGCAGGGCGATGCGGAGGATGCGGGAGCAGCCATCGCGTTTCATGCACCTTTCGAGGGTTCAAGCCCGATCGCGGGAGGCTTCGAGATCCGGGTGGGCGGCGCAGATCCCATGACGATTACCAGCCGGATGCTCGTCAACGCAGCAGGTCTTCACGGCAGCCGTGTCGCTGCGTGCATTGAGGGATTGCCGGTGTCGGCCATTCCGCAAACCGGCTATGCCAAGGGCAACTATTTCATGCTGACAGGCCGCGCGCCGTTCAACCATCTCATCTATCCAGCCCCGCACGCGCACGGACTGGGCGTGCATCTGACCTTCGATCTTGGCGGACAGGCACGTTTCGGTCCCGATGTCGAATGGGTGGATGAGATTGACTATGAGGTCGATCCGAACCGTGTCAACGGCTTCGAAGACGCCGTGCGGCACTATTGGCCGCAAATGCCTCGCAATGCACTCGTTCCCGGCTATAGCGGCATCAGGCCCAAGATTTCCGGCCCGTCTGATCCCGCGGCAGATTTTCGGATCGATGGCCCGCAAGCGCATGGCGTGAGCGGCCTCGTGAACCTCTTCGGCATAGAGAGCCCCGGATTGACTGCCTCGCTTGCCATGGCAGATCGGGTGAAGGACCTGCTGACGGCCTGA
- a CDS encoding M20 aminoacylase family protein: MTIQISNDMPELVALRRFLHQNPELGLSEFKTSDFIADQLTQMGYEVTRGLAKTGIVATLRNGSSERAIGIRADIDALPIFEETGLDHASQTPGLMHACGHDGHTAILLGAAKALAERRNFDGAVHLIFQPAEENFAGAKIMIDDGLFERFPCNVVFGLHNDPSIPFGRIAVKEGPMMAAADECLIVVNGRGGHGAEPQEALDPIVCGASIVMALQTIVTRNLHAMDQAVITVGAFNSGKASNVIPERAELAVTIRSFDPKVRDTLEKRVREVAEGQAASYGMSATITYERGYEPTINHVEQTQFIRQVAERVVGTENVMDLPRPSMGSEDFAFMLAETPGSYILLGTGRTDRDPPLHHPKFDFNDDALPIGVSMWVETVETYLKND, encoded by the coding sequence ATGACAATCCAGATCTCGAACGACATGCCGGAACTCGTGGCGCTGCGGCGTTTCCTTCATCAGAATCCGGAATTGGGCCTGTCCGAGTTCAAAACCTCCGATTTCATTGCCGATCAGCTCACACAGATGGGTTACGAAGTCACGCGCGGGCTAGCCAAGACCGGCATCGTCGCCACACTGCGCAACGGCTCGAGCGAACGCGCGATCGGCATCCGCGCTGATATCGATGCCCTTCCGATCTTCGAGGAAACCGGCCTCGATCACGCCAGCCAGACGCCGGGCCTGATGCATGCCTGCGGCCATGATGGGCACACGGCCATCCTCTTGGGCGCCGCGAAGGCTCTGGCGGAGCGCCGGAATTTCGATGGGGCGGTTCATCTCATCTTTCAGCCGGCGGAGGAAAATTTCGCCGGAGCCAAGATCATGATTGATGACGGGCTGTTCGAGCGCTTCCCCTGCAACGTGGTTTTCGGTCTCCACAACGATCCATCCATCCCCTTCGGCAGGATTGCCGTGAAGGAAGGGCCAATGATGGCCGCAGCCGACGAATGCCTGATTGTCGTCAACGGTCGCGGAGGTCATGGTGCCGAACCGCAGGAGGCGCTCGACCCGATCGTTTGCGGTGCAAGCATCGTCATGGCCTTGCAGACGATCGTAACCCGCAACCTGCACGCCATGGATCAAGCAGTCATTACCGTCGGCGCTTTCAATTCCGGCAAGGCCAGCAATGTCATTCCGGAACGCGCGGAACTGGCGGTTACCATCCGCTCCTTTGACCCGAAAGTGCGCGACACGCTGGAAAAGCGCGTGCGTGAAGTGGCCGAAGGTCAGGCGGCCAGTTACGGCATGAGTGCTACGATCACCTATGAGCGTGGCTACGAGCCGACGATCAACCATGTGGAACAGACACAGTTCATTCGTCAGGTGGCGGAGCGCGTGGTTGGAACCGAAAACGTCATGGATCTGCCGCGCCCCAGCATGGGAAGCGAGGATTTCGCATTCATGCTGGCGGAGACACCCGGCAGCTACATCCTGCTCGGGACCGGCAGGACAGACCGCGATCCGCCGCTACATCATCCGAAGTTCGACTTCAATGACGATGCCTTGCCAATCGGCGTATCCATGTGGGTAGAAACGGTGGAGACTTACCTGAAGAATGACTGA